Proteins encoded by one window of Dietzia sp. B32:
- the dusB gene encoding tRNA dihydrouridine synthase DusB, with protein sequence MSAPTATAAPALRIGPLELASPVVLAPMAGVTNVAFRTLCREIEREQQGSVSGLYVCEMVTARALVERQPATLHMATFAPDESPRSLQLYTVDAEYTYAAAKMIVDEDLADHIDINFGCPVPKVTRRGGGSAIPYKRRLFRSIVAAAVRATEGTDIPVTVKMRVGIDDAHHTHLDAGRIAVEEGARAVALHARTAAQRYSGEADWSQISRLVEHIGAISDVPVLGNGDIFSAEDAVRMREETGCAGVVIGRGCLGRPWLFSELAARLDGREAPVPPTLGEVARIMYRHGELLAQHHGEDKGMRDIRKHVAWYLRGFPAGSEKRVGLSAVRTLDDLAELLADLPGDEPFPSDGYGPRGRQGSPSRVLLPEGWLDDPEDDATALEGADAENSGG encoded by the coding sequence ATGTCCGCACCCACCGCCACCGCGGCCCCCGCTCTGCGCATCGGCCCGCTGGAACTCGCCTCGCCTGTCGTCCTGGCCCCGATGGCCGGGGTCACCAATGTCGCGTTCCGCACTCTGTGCCGCGAGATCGAGCGGGAGCAGCAGGGGTCGGTCTCCGGTCTGTACGTCTGCGAGATGGTCACGGCGCGCGCACTGGTCGAGCGCCAGCCTGCGACGTTGCACATGGCCACGTTCGCACCGGACGAGTCACCGCGCAGCCTGCAGCTGTACACGGTCGACGCGGAGTACACCTATGCGGCGGCCAAGATGATCGTCGACGAGGACCTCGCCGACCACATCGACATCAACTTCGGGTGTCCCGTCCCCAAGGTCACGCGGCGCGGTGGCGGGTCCGCGATCCCCTACAAGCGCCGACTGTTCCGGTCGATCGTCGCGGCGGCGGTCCGCGCGACCGAGGGCACGGACATCCCGGTGACGGTGAAGATGCGGGTGGGGATCGATGACGCCCACCACACCCATCTCGACGCCGGCCGCATCGCCGTCGAGGAGGGCGCCCGGGCCGTCGCGCTGCACGCCCGGACCGCGGCGCAGCGCTACTCGGGCGAGGCCGACTGGTCGCAGATCTCCCGGCTGGTCGAGCACATCGGCGCCATCTCGGACGTCCCCGTCCTGGGCAACGGTGACATCTTCTCCGCCGAGGACGCCGTGCGGATGCGCGAGGAGACCGGCTGCGCGGGCGTCGTGATCGGTCGCGGTTGTCTGGGACGTCCCTGGCTGTTCTCGGAACTCGCCGCCCGGCTCGACGGACGTGAGGCGCCGGTCCCGCCCACCCTTGGTGAGGTCGCGCGCATCATGTACCGCCACGGCGAGCTCCTGGCGCAGCACCACGGCGAGGACAAGGGGATGCGCGACATCCGCAAGCACGTCGCGTGGTACCTCCGGGGATTCCCCGCCGGGTCCGAGAAGCGTGTCGGGCTGTCCGCCGTCCGCACCCTGGACGACCTCGCGGAGTTGCTCGCCGATCTCCCCGGCGACGAGCCGTTCCCCTCCGACGGCTACGGCCCGCGGGGTCGTCAGGGCTCCCCCTCCAGGGTGCTGCTCCCCGAGGGCTGGCTCGACGACCCCGAGGACGACGCGACCGCGCTCGAGGGCGCGGACGCCGAGAACTCGGGCGGCTGA